One window from the genome of Streptomyces sp. NBC_01476 encodes:
- a CDS encoding RDD family protein — MSADRPYGMPPLARLGSRFLARVIDTLVLIGIDLLLATAVAGPTDPEDYSYAGDVLLTALVFVLYFAYEGAMTAARGQTLGKMALGIRVAQLADGAVPSRTGWTRAAVYALPGVLLVIAVGPLFWLLDSLWCTWDRPFRQCLHDKAAKTVVVAAV, encoded by the coding sequence ATGAGTGCTGACCGACCGTACGGTATGCCCCCGCTCGCGCGGCTCGGCAGCCGCTTCCTGGCCCGGGTGATCGACACGCTGGTGCTGATCGGGATCGACCTGCTGCTGGCCACCGCGGTGGCCGGGCCGACCGACCCGGAGGACTACTCCTACGCCGGCGACGTGCTGCTGACCGCGCTGGTCTTCGTGCTGTACTTCGCCTACGAGGGCGCCATGACGGCTGCCCGCGGGCAGACGCTGGGCAAGATGGCGCTGGGCATCCGGGTGGCGCAGCTGGCCGACGGCGCGGTGCCCAGCAGGACCGGGTGGACGCGGGCGGCGGTCTACGCGCTGCCCGGGGTGCTGCTGGTGATCGCGGTCGGCCCGCTCTTCTGGCTGCTCGACTCGCTCTGGTGCACCTGGGACAGGCCCTTCCGGCAGTGCCTGCACGACAAAGCGGCCAAGACCGTGGTCGTGGCCGCCGTCTGA
- a CDS encoding RDD family protein produces MSSDQPGPGSPDDPFAKPPGNPYGNPPPGDGGPYGQGGPHGAPPPGDGGFGQDPYGRGPQDPFGGDPYPGGPQGPGPGPDPLAGMPPLAPAGRRIFARIVDVVVVLIPGYLLEWAVVGMQDGSDVNWGRSAVGGVFTAGIGFFYEWLMTRSTGQTLGKRAMGLRTAMLADGDIPTSNAAALRAAVLWVPVFCCYCVWFLLIGITVAFDKPYKQGLHDKAAKTVVVQVV; encoded by the coding sequence ATGAGTTCCGATCAGCCGGGCCCCGGTTCCCCTGACGACCCGTTCGCCAAGCCGCCGGGCAACCCGTACGGCAACCCGCCGCCCGGCGACGGCGGCCCGTACGGTCAGGGCGGCCCCCACGGTGCTCCGCCGCCCGGCGACGGCGGCTTCGGACAGGACCCGTACGGCCGCGGCCCGCAGGACCCGTTCGGCGGCGATCCGTACCCCGGCGGCCCGCAGGGGCCCGGCCCCGGCCCCGACCCGCTGGCCGGCATGCCCCCGCTGGCGCCGGCCGGCCGGCGGATCTTCGCCCGGATCGTCGACGTCGTGGTGGTGCTCATCCCCGGCTACCTGCTGGAGTGGGCGGTGGTCGGGATGCAGGACGGCAGCGATGTGAACTGGGGACGCTCGGCGGTCGGCGGGGTGTTCACCGCCGGCATCGGCTTCTTCTACGAGTGGCTGATGACCCGGTCCACCGGCCAGACGCTGGGCAAGCGGGCGATGGGGCTGCGGACCGCGATGCTGGCCGACGGCGACATCCCCACCTCCAACGCCGCCGCACTGCGCGCGGCGGTGCTGTGGGTGCCGGTCTTCTGCTGCTACTGCGTCTGGTTCCTGCTCATCGGCATCACGGTCGCCTTTGACAAGCCGTACAAACAGGGCCTCCACGACAAGGCGGCCAAGACCGTGGTGGTGCAGGTCGTCTGA
- a CDS encoding RDD family protein produces MHDLARQGPGPGRPDAVLPWRPPAADPFASALSQERPGGLVRRFAARVIDTVVAAVVVGAAAVPLGSAAYHHAKDKVDAAKLTGETVKVWLIDGTTGTQLGAVLVVAVLAGLLLEVLPTAKWGRTLGKKLVGLHVLDIEAQQPPGFGASLRRWLTYVLLDLLVIGVAGVLWCLFDRPWKQCWHDKAAHTFVAGG; encoded by the coding sequence GTGCACGACCTCGCCCGGCAGGGGCCGGGGCCGGGCCGCCCGGACGCCGTGCTCCCCTGGCGGCCCCCCGCCGCGGACCCGTTCGCGAGCGCGCTCAGCCAGGAGCGGCCCGGCGGGCTGGTCCGGCGGTTCGCCGCCCGGGTGATCGACACGGTGGTGGCAGCCGTGGTGGTCGGCGCCGCGGCCGTACCGCTCGGCAGCGCCGCCTACCACCACGCCAAGGACAAGGTGGACGCGGCGAAGCTGACCGGTGAGACGGTCAAGGTGTGGCTCATCGACGGCACCACCGGCACGCAGTTGGGCGCGGTGCTGGTGGTGGCGGTGCTGGCCGGGCTGCTCCTGGAGGTGCTGCCCACCGCCAAGTGGGGCCGGACGCTGGGCAAGAAGCTGGTCGGCCTGCACGTGCTGGACATCGAGGCGCAGCAGCCGCCCGGCTTCGGCGCGAGTCTGCGCCGCTGGCTGACGTATGTGCTGCTCGATCTGCTGGTCATCGGCGTCGCCGGGGTGCTGTGGTGTCTCTTCGACCGGCCGTGGAAGCAGTGCTGGCACGACAAGGCGGCCCACACCTTCGTGGCCGGCGGCTGA